Proteins from one Paenibacillus sp. J23TS9 genomic window:
- a CDS encoding M3 family oligoendopeptidase, translated as MSELSSIKYYSDAVNLNDLEALEARLQQMLQQEIKSVADLEEWLEGERKFREEIEEAMYGHQIDFYRDTTNAVMRDIFSHDQTAVQPMLMKYQAELDKKLLDSPFHEQLDDKKYGLMLKVRRTKAELFREENIPLTVREQELVTKYNEIMGGLSIEWDGETKPYSFVEGQLDSPDQVIRERAWRALAGARLRVKPQMDELMNELVSLRHKMAVNAGFDNYRDYMFTMKNREYSIQDCYDFHDSVEKHVIPAWDRLAGIMQASLGIESYHPWDKGPCLMQGAPFQTVTELMDGVDQMLGMTDPYFQERFRHMRGNGLLDLEVRHGKAPGGFLEFLPATQNAFIFCNFSPSFFALIALIHEMGHAVNAYLQYESGEGIQEHHLRAEVAELYSHGLELLLLDKLHIFYTDDKECKNAQREELSRAFTMLIGPAAGDLFQHWLYTNPDHTPEERDEKYLELEKRFIYHPVDITGLESEVATRWTAVTHYFGYPFYNIEYSMSMVGALQLLQIYREDPARATSLYKQGAGADPNQSIADIYRDTGIEFDFTDRCLAKTSKFVMGLINELQ; from the coding sequence ATGTCTGAATTATCTTCTATAAAGTATTATTCCGACGCCGTCAATCTGAATGATCTAGAAGCGCTAGAAGCCAGATTGCAGCAGATGCTCCAACAGGAAATTAAGTCCGTTGCCGATTTGGAGGAATGGCTCGAGGGGGAGAGGAAGTTCCGGGAGGAGATTGAAGAGGCAATGTACGGTCACCAAATCGACTTCTATCGTGATACCACAAATGCTGTCATGCGCGATATTTTTTCACACGATCAAACCGCTGTGCAGCCTATGCTGATGAAATATCAGGCAGAATTGGACAAGAAGTTATTGGACAGTCCGTTTCACGAACAGTTGGACGATAAGAAATACGGCCTGATGCTTAAAGTGCGGCGAACGAAGGCGGAACTATTTCGCGAAGAGAATATTCCGCTTACCGTTCGGGAGCAAGAACTGGTCACCAAGTACAATGAGATCATGGGTGGTTTGAGCATCGAATGGGATGGCGAAACCAAACCTTATTCATTCGTGGAGGGACAATTGGACAGTCCGGATCAAGTAATTCGCGAACGAGCTTGGCGTGCATTGGCCGGTGCTAGGTTACGTGTAAAGCCGCAAATGGATGAACTGATGAACGAATTGGTGAGCCTTCGGCACAAGATGGCTGTCAATGCTGGTTTCGATAATTACCGTGACTACATGTTCACGATGAAGAACCGCGAATATAGCATCCAAGACTGTTATGACTTTCATGATTCTGTAGAGAAACATGTGATCCCCGCATGGGACCGTCTTGCCGGCATCATGCAAGCAAGCCTAGGCATAGAATCTTACCACCCATGGGACAAAGGTCCGTGCTTGATGCAAGGTGCGCCGTTCCAAACGGTTACCGAGTTGATGGACGGCGTGGATCAGATGCTTGGCATGACCGATCCTTATTTCCAGGAAAGATTCCGTCACATGCGCGGGAATGGGCTTCTCGATCTGGAGGTTCGTCACGGAAAAGCGCCCGGCGGGTTTTTAGAATTCCTGCCAGCGACCCAAAACGCATTTATATTTTGTAATTTCAGTCCATCGTTCTTCGCGCTCATTGCGCTGATTCACGAAATGGGCCATGCGGTGAACGCGTATCTGCAGTACGAATCCGGGGAAGGGATTCAAGAGCACCACCTTCGTGCGGAAGTAGCAGAGCTTTACTCACACGGTTTGGAGCTGTTGCTGCTCGACAAGCTTCATATATTCTATACCGATGATAAAGAATGCAAGAATGCACAACGTGAAGAACTTAGCCGCGCCTTCACCATGCTTATCGGGCCCGCCGCAGGCGACTTGTTTCAGCATTGGCTTTACACGAATCCGGATCATACACCGGAAGAGAGGGATGAGAAGTACTTAGAATTAGAAAAACGATTCATCTATCACCCGGTAGATATTACGGGTCTTGAGTCTGAAGTGGCAACCAGGTGGACCGCTGTTACTCACTATTTCGGTTATCCGTTCTACAATATCGAATACTCTATGTCGATGGTGGGAGCTCTGCAGTTATTACAAATCTACCGGGAAGATCCGGCTAGAGCGACGTCGTTATACAAGCAAGGAGCGGGGGCGGATCCCAATCAATCTATAGCCGATATTTATCGCGATACGGGTATTGAATTTGACTTCACGGACCGATGTCTGGCGAAGACCTCCAAATTTGTGATGGGTTTGATTAATGAGCTGCAGTAA
- a CDS encoding phosphotransferase enzyme family protein — protein MFVRKGEIVINYNEVVAIGDTYLLAVVSELFGLEGYEIQRIPAHDGGRNVVYTCEKEGEGAKILRIAFLPDRSREDFLGEVEFVRYLFEHGGSVSNVISSQKGNLLEEITHNNHIFFVCLFEKAKGKMLVENNYRYREGAPITEYYYNCGKTLGKLHQISKGYTPVDRRYSFFDKYNAEYIDSLIPGSLSLVKEKMVELLDTLQGLDRDQETFGMIHFDYNDGNYSIDFDTGQITVYDFDNSRFGWYMFDLAGLWIQGVGWIQFEPDANKRKKFMDDYFETVLAGYRSETRIEDSMLDKLPLFIQVSLMENIIDAFEVMRNNGENPECDRELSYRIKCFEDDIPFKGFFHEIYSCEEPFEYEERNI, from the coding sequence ATGTTTGTACGAAAAGGAGAGATAGTTATAAACTATAACGAAGTTGTTGCAATCGGAGATACCTATTTACTTGCAGTGGTATCAGAGTTGTTCGGATTAGAAGGCTATGAAATCCAGCGGATTCCGGCACATGATGGAGGGCGAAATGTCGTTTATACCTGTGAAAAAGAGGGCGAGGGCGCTAAAATACTCCGAATCGCTTTCTTACCAGACAGGAGCCGAGAAGATTTCCTAGGCGAAGTGGAATTTGTTCGGTATTTATTTGAGCACGGAGGTAGTGTCTCAAATGTAATCAGCTCCCAAAAGGGGAATCTGCTGGAGGAGATCACCCACAATAACCACATCTTTTTTGTCTGCCTGTTTGAAAAGGCTAAAGGAAAAATGCTTGTAGAAAATAATTATCGGTACCGGGAAGGGGCTCCAATTACCGAATATTATTATAACTGTGGCAAGACCCTGGGAAAACTCCACCAAATATCGAAGGGATATACGCCTGTCGATCGCCGGTATAGCTTTTTTGACAAATACAATGCCGAATATATCGATTCACTGATACCGGGTTCCTTATCTCTGGTTAAGGAGAAAATGGTAGAGCTCCTTGATACCTTACAAGGGTTGGATAGGGACCAGGAGACTTTTGGTATGATCCATTTTGATTACAACGATGGGAATTATTCTATAGATTTTGATACCGGACAAATCACGGTATATGATTTCGATAATTCACGTTTCGGTTGGTACATGTTTGACCTAGCGGGCCTCTGGATACAAGGAGTGGGCTGGATACAATTTGAACCAGACGCCAATAAACGCAAAAAGTTTATGGATGATTATTTTGAGACAGTCCTCGCAGGGTACAGATCCGAGACCAGAATCGAAGATTCGATGTTGGATAAGCTGCCGTTGTTTATCCAAGTAAGCCTCATGGAAAATATTATAGATGCATTCGAGGTCATGCGGAACAACGGCGAAAATCCGGAGTGTGATAGGGAGCTGTCGTATCGCATAAAATGTTTTGAAGACGATATCCCGTTTAAAGGATTTTTCCATGAAATTTATTCATGTGAAGAGCCGTTTGAATATGAGGAACGGAATATTTAG